The following are encoded together in the Capsulimonas corticalis genome:
- a CDS encoding FAD-dependent oxidoreductase: MGDGIALANSSDLGEPLELIADVLVIGGGPAGAWAAWSAASRGARVVLADKGYLGSSGAAASGGMTLWHSEPDADSRERAKENRRKVDGLLSDLGWMDRVLEQTYQNVRRIEQFGYPFPTDAEGNIRRESLQGPEYLRTMRRVVKDAKVTVLDQSPALELLLDADGVVAGARGVQRQENRFWTVRAGAVVIATGGCAFLSKSLGCNVLTGDGALMAAEAGSAFSGMEFSNHYAPSLPFASVTKGLMLGWATYSREDGTVIAGRGRGPGGNPLGAALLEGPVYAILDKADPEFRKIMRTAQPNFFVPFDRSGIDPFTQRFPLKLRLEGTVRGTGGLQIAGPNCETTVPGLYAAGDAASREIIAGGVSGGGALNAAWSMSSGYWSGAGAAAYAKSLGGRVHTRTVRGVGRAALRPQGYEAGLDSSEIVSQVQQEVFPYDRNLFRTGPKLTASLERLHALWPQVLAHEPSTLRGLIRAREAAAMVAHARWMYASALERTESRGMHVRLDYPDLDPRQQHRLISYGLDRVSVRLERLTSAALAPENEKELVAA; the protein is encoded by the coding sequence ATGGGGGATGGAATCGCGCTGGCGAACTCTTCAGATTTGGGTGAGCCGCTGGAGCTTATCGCGGATGTCCTGGTGATCGGCGGCGGGCCGGCGGGGGCGTGGGCGGCTTGGAGCGCGGCGTCGCGGGGCGCGCGGGTGGTGCTGGCGGACAAAGGGTATTTGGGCAGCTCGGGCGCGGCGGCGTCGGGCGGCATGACTCTCTGGCATTCGGAGCCGGACGCGGATTCGCGGGAGCGGGCGAAGGAGAACCGACGCAAGGTGGATGGGCTGCTCTCGGATCTGGGATGGATGGACCGGGTGCTGGAGCAGACGTATCAGAACGTGCGGCGGATCGAGCAGTTCGGGTATCCATTCCCGACCGACGCCGAAGGGAATATCCGTCGGGAAAGTCTGCAAGGGCCGGAGTATCTGCGCACGATGCGCCGCGTTGTGAAGGACGCGAAGGTGACGGTGCTGGACCAGAGCCCGGCGCTGGAGCTGCTGCTGGACGCCGATGGGGTGGTCGCGGGAGCGCGGGGCGTGCAGCGGCAGGAGAACCGTTTTTGGACGGTGCGGGCCGGCGCGGTGGTGATTGCGACCGGCGGCTGCGCGTTTCTCAGCAAGTCGCTGGGGTGCAATGTGCTGACGGGCGACGGAGCGTTGATGGCGGCGGAGGCGGGAAGCGCCTTCAGCGGGATGGAGTTTTCCAATCACTATGCGCCGTCGCTGCCGTTCGCGTCGGTCACGAAGGGCTTGATGCTGGGGTGGGCGACGTATTCGCGCGAGGACGGAACCGTGATCGCCGGACGCGGGCGCGGTCCCGGCGGCAATCCCTTGGGGGCGGCCCTGCTGGAGGGACCGGTCTATGCGATCCTGGACAAAGCCGATCCGGAGTTCCGGAAGATCATGCGGACCGCGCAGCCGAATTTCTTCGTGCCGTTCGACCGATCGGGGATCGACCCCTTCACACAACGGTTCCCATTGAAACTGCGTTTGGAAGGGACGGTGCGCGGGACGGGCGGGCTTCAGATCGCCGGTCCTAACTGCGAAACGACCGTTCCTGGTCTTTATGCGGCGGGCGACGCGGCGAGCCGCGAGATCATCGCCGGCGGCGTCAGCGGCGGCGGCGCGCTGAACGCGGCGTGGTCCATGTCGTCGGGCTATTGGTCCGGCGCGGGCGCGGCCGCGTACGCGAAGTCGCTCGGAGGACGCGTCCACACGCGCACCGTTCGCGGCGTTGGGCGCGCGGCGCTTCGCCCGCAGGGATATGAGGCGGGCCTGGATTCGAGCGAGATCGTCTCTCAGGTGCAGCAGGAGGTCTTTCCCTATGATCGCAATCTATTCCGGACCGGGCCGAAGCTCACGGCGTCCCTGGAGCGTCTCCATGCGCTCTGGCCGCAGGTCCTCGCGCACGAGCCGTCCACTCTGCGCGGACTCATACGGGCGCGGGAGGCGGCGGCGATGGTCGCGCACGCCCGCTGGATGTACGCTTCGGCGCTGGAGCGCACCGAAAGCCGAGGAATGCACGTGCGCCTCGACTATCCCGATCTCGATCCCCGTCAGCAGCATCGACTGATCAGTTACGGCCTGGACCGTGTATCGGTCCGCCTGGAGCGTTTGACGTCGGCGGCGTTGGCGCCCGAAAACGAGAAAGAGCTGGTGGCGGCATGA
- a CDS encoding 4Fe-4S binding protein has translation MIELVSASRCIECNLCVKVCPTNVFDEVPGGVPAIARQEDCQTCYQCEIHCPVDAMYVAPEAEVSVPVNEEALIASGLLGSYRKEIGWGKGRERGSKFDTSYLVRPRFPG, from the coding sequence ATGATCGAATTAGTCAGCGCATCCCGCTGCATCGAATGCAACTTATGCGTAAAAGTCTGCCCGACGAACGTCTTCGACGAAGTTCCGGGCGGCGTTCCCGCGATCGCGCGTCAGGAAGACTGCCAGACATGCTACCAGTGCGAAATTCATTGCCCGGTCGACGCGATGTACGTCGCGCCTGAGGCCGAAGTCTCCGTGCCTGTAAACGAAGAAGCGCTGATCGCATCCGGGCTGCTGGGAAGCTATCGCAAGGAGATCGGGTGGGGCAAAGGCCGCGAGCGCGGCTCAAAGTTCGATACGAGCTATCTGGTGAGGCCCCGGTTTCCGGGGTAG